Below is a genomic region from Capricornis sumatraensis isolate serow.1 chromosome 17, serow.2, whole genome shotgun sequence.
GAGGACCCCGGGGCTGGCCACGAACACGCTGACGGACGCAGCAGCGCCCCCGGCTCCCGGGCGGCCCATCTGCACACAGCATCGATTTCCCTGCCTGCAGAGAGCGTGAACCGCTCTGGCAAAGGGCCGTCCCCCAGCGGGGCAAACGCGAGCAGAAATGACGTGTGTGGCCGCAGGCCCAGAGCAGGGCGGCGCTGAGGGGTCGGGGGCGGCTGGGCCGGCTCTACGAGGAGCCGGTGGCGAGCACCATTGTTCACTGAAGACCGAGCCTGCTAGGCAGGGACGTGGGGGAACCACTGCCTGGAGGAGGCGGGGGCCGTTTAACATCCACCTATGTGGGGGGGGTGGCCGTAGCACCTGCGGATGTCCGCGGCATCACTGCTCTCACCTGGCTGATCTCAAGCTGCTAATGTGACGTTCACTGCCTCAGAGGACGGGGGTGCAGCGTAGCGGGGGGCAGCCCTGCCTACAGAGCCCAAGACCTGGCAAGAAGCTGACCCCAACCCGCCTGTGAGGCAGAGGGCCCCAGCCTCAGATCCGAGAACACGTGGACACCCCCCGGCAGAATCCACCAGGTCACGCGGCGAAGGCAGAGCGACCGGGGGTGGAGGAAGGGGGTGTATCCCAGCTGCCCTGCTGTGTCCAGTGACAGCCTcgggggcaggcagggggcctCCAGGGTCACGGCAAGAGGCAACGCCCATGGAGGGGCGAGTCCACAAGGACCCAGAGTGAGAAGTGGGGCTGGAGGAAGGCCCTCTGAGCGGCAGGCATCCTTCCGTCCAGCTGACGGCTGGCGGAGGATGGACTCTGGCAGACACTGAGCGCCAAGGGAGCaggaggcaggggctctgggagcACCCtgtggggcggggcgggccccGACTGGGGCTGAAATGTCAGCGGGCACGTGCCCACCACCGGCTGCCTGCAGGCGCTGGGGAGGCTGACCTGCCGGGGGAGGGCCGCTGACCTGCCGGGGGAGGGCCGCTGACCTGCCGGGGGGGGGTGCGCTGCTGACCTGCCGGGGGGGGCCGCCACGGGTGCTGCCTCTCCAcccgccctgcccacccccaagTGAAGCCCAGAGCCTTCAAGGGGAGGACCAGATGCCCCCCGCCACCAAGGGGGGCCGAGACGAGGGCTGGGTGGGGGAGCAGGAGCCCCAGGCGATGCCAGGGCCGGAGGCGCCCGGGCGGAGGCGGCCAGGGCCCATGAGCCCTGGCAGCTGCTCCTGGCAGCAAGCGTGCAACCGGCCCTGTGGGCTCCCTTGGGAGGGGTGACGGGCCACAAAGAGACAGGGCCGGGCCGAGCACGCCAGGGACACCTGCGGGGAGGGACAGTGTGGCCAGCTGAGCCCTGTGCCTGCTGCAGCTGGGGTGGGAGGCGCCATCACGGCCCCGCCAGGGACTCAGGGGGTCCTGCTTCCGAGGTCGGTGCTGCTAGGGCAGCGCCAACCCCAATAGCCGCTCAAGCCCCCCAGGCCCACTCGCTGTCCGCACCCTGGCTCCCAGCCCTGGGCCCACGATGGCGACCTGAGCCTCGGGCTCCCCGTCTGCGGAGCTGGCTGGGTGAGGGCCCTGGAGGCTGCATCCAGCCCCTCCCAGGCTAAGCTGGGCGTCGCCCACGCTGGGCCCCCCCTTCTGGCCACGTCTGTCAGACAAACGCCTCCTGCTCTGCCACCAGCAGATGCTGGCTGCTGGGCCACACTCCCAGCAGCACTGCTCTGCAACGATGGTCTTCTTACGGCAGTGAAACGTGCGCCCTTTGGGGGCTGAATGACAATGCGCGGTGTGCGGGTGGCGGGTCACAGGACTTGCAGGACAGCCTGGAGCGGCCCCCCTCAGCAGCACCTGCAGGGGCCCCCTCTCAGCTGTGCCCTAGAAGCCAGGGCCCCAGACATTGGCTCTTCCCGATCCTGGCCACGTCTATGGCACGCCACTGTGTGCTAGCCCCCGCCAACCATCTGCAGGTAGGGAAAGGCTCCCCAGGACCAGGAGGGACCGCTAAGGCACACACTGACCCCTAAGAAGCATgtccctgtgtcccctgcctgaGATCCTCAACCCAGATGACATGGCTGACCGGATACTGCTGGGTAGTGGTGgggacaccaggcctcctgcaAGGAGCCCTGTGAGAAAGTGAAAACACCCCTGGGAGATGTGCCTGCCAGGTCCCGGAGGAGGGGCAGAGTCCCTAGGCAGCAAGAGGGTCTGCAGACATGACAATCAGCTGTGCCGGGGTGAGTGCCCCCATCTCAAACCCTGTACCCCAGACACTCGGGCTcaccatggcatctggccccacctGGGCCTCATACCCACAGCAGGCACGTGGCAGGCGTGCAGCAGGCGCACAGCAGGTGCACAGCAGGAATATAGAAGGTATACAGTAGGTGCAAAGCAAGCATATACCAGACATACAGTAGACACGCCTGAAGCAAACAGCAGGCGCACAGCAGGTATAGAGCAGGCACACAGTGGGTATACAGCAGGTGCAAGCAGGTATACAACAGGCGCACAGCAGGTACACAGCAGGCGCACAGCAGGCACACAGCAGGTATACAACAGGCGCACAGCAGGTACACAGCAGGCGCACAGCAGGCGCACAGCAGGTATACAGGAGGCGCACAGCAGGCATACAGCAGGCACACAGCAGGTATACAGGAGGCGCACAGCAGGCACACAGGAGGTATACAGCAGGCGCACAGCAGGTATACAGCAGGTGCACAGCAGGCGCACAGCAGGTATACAGCAGGCGCACAGCAGGTATAGAGCAGGCACACAGTGGGTATACAGCAGGTGCAAGCAGGTATATAACAGGCGCACAGCAGGTACACAGCAGGCGCACAGCAGGCACACAGCAGGTATACAGCAGGCGCACAGCAGGTATACAGGAGGTGCACAGCAGGCATACagcaggcacacagcaggcacacaGCAGGTATACAGGAGGCGCACAGCAGGCACACAGGAGGTATACAGCAGGCGCACAGCAGGTATACAGCAGGCGCACAGCAGGTATATAGCAGGCGCACAGCAGGCACACAGCAGGTATACAGCAGGCGCACAGCAGGTATACAGCAGGCGCACAGCAGGCACACAGCAGGCGCACAGCAGGCACACAGCAGGTATACAGCAGGCGCACAGCAGGTATACagcaggcacacagcaggcacacaGCAGGTATACAGCAGGCGCACAGCAGGCGCACAGCAGGTACACAGCAGGCACACAGCAGGTATACAGCAGGCACACAGCAGCTATACAGCAGGTATACAGCAGGCACACAGCAGGCGCACAGCAGGCGCACAGCAGGTACACAGCAGGCGCACAGCAGGCACACAGCAGGTATACAGCAGGCGTACAGCAGGCGCACAGCAGGCACACAGCAGGTATACAGCAGGCATACAGCAGGAGTACAGCAGGCGCACAGCAGGTACACAGCAGGCGCACAGCAGGCACACAGCAGGCGCACAGCAGGCACACAGCAGGTATACAGCAGGCACACAGCAGGCGCACAGCAGGTATACagcaggcacacagcaggcacacaGCAGGTATACAGCAGGCGCACAGCAGGTGCACAGCAGGTACACAGCAGGCACACAGCAGGTATACAGCAGGCACACAGCAGCTATACAGCAGGTATACAGCAGGCACACAGGCGCACAGCAGGTACACAGCAGGCGCACAGCAGGTACACAGCAGGTATACAGCAGGCACACAGCAGCTATACAGCAGGTATACAGCAGGCACACAGCAGGCGCACAGCAGGCGCACAGCAGGTACACGGCGCACAGCAGGCACACAGCAGGTATACAGCAGGCGTACAGCAGGCGCACAGCAGGCACACAGCAGGTACACAGCAGGTACACagcaggcacacagcaggcacacaACAGGTATACAGCAGGTATATGGCAGGCGCACAGCAGGTATACAGCAGGCGCACAGCAGGCACACAGCAGGTATACAGCAGGCTCACAGCAGGTATACAGCAGGTGTACAGCAGGCGCACAGCAGGTATACAGCAGGTGTACagcaggcacacagcaggcacacaGCAGGCGCACAGCAGGCGCACAGCAGGTACACAGCAGGCGCACAACAAGCCTGCTGACAGCCCACAGCCCACAGCATGGCAAGCCACTGAAGGTGCTCCCATGAGAACTGACACCTCACGGCCGCCTGGCCTGTCCCTTCTGGGGGCCCCACGAGGCTGGAGCAGGCTGACAGCAGGGTGCTGGGGCCCCATCTGCGGGGCACTCACGGGGGCACCTGGGGGCGGTCCGGGCGGGTGGGCACCCGGGGGGGGCCACAGCTGAGCTCCTCATCTTTTCCACCCTGACGGAGGCCGGCAGCCAGGCGGTGGTGGGGGAGGGCACTCCACagagggggggtggggtggggcggccTGGCTGGGCCGGTGGGCTCGGCCTTCGAGCTGTCCTCATGCCAAGACAGGGACCCGGGCACCAGCGCTGCCCCATGGCGCCGGCAGCCCAGCACGGGGGACGGGGCCCGGGCCGACTCAGGACCCGTGAAATCCTCCTGGGACAAGGACCCGGCACCACGCCCGAGGCTGGGCGTGGCTTCGGCGACCCGCGGGCTGCCATGGTCCACGGATACCCCGGAATCTGCCCCTGCCCAGGGGCTGCCCTGCACGCGCCTTGAGCCCAGCAGTCTTGACGTCACCCTTGGCAACACGCTGACGCAGAAGCCAGCAGGGGCGGGAGGGGGCCCTGGTGGGGGGAGACAAGGCTGCAGACGCCGAGCGGGGGGCAGGGGAAGCTCCGCCGGGCCGCGTCCGGAGCCTGGCACTGGGTCGCGGGCCCCTCTGGTTTCTCGGGGCCACCCGGCCTCCACCGGGGCTCTTGGAAAGGCAATggcgggggcagggcagggggcggCCCTGCACCCCCCTCCCTGGCAGCCAGCCCCCCTTGTGGACTCAGGGCGGCATTGTCTCCGCCCGGCAGTGTTTGTTTCCATCGAGATACTGCTGGTGGAGCATGAAAGGTCAGAACCACTTGGAATCCAGTGAATTTCCAGCCCTGCTTGACTTTCTCATTGAGAATCTCCTTTTCTGGTGAACAGTCACCTCCCCAGGCCTGCCGAGCCCAGGCGGGGGGCAGGCTGGGGCCCTATTTATTGCTCCAGGAGACACCGTGACGACCCACGGGCCTCGGAGAAGCCGCCTGTCCACCTGGCCATGCGCTGGGCTCAGCCAGGCGGCTGCTTGCCCACACACGACGGGGCCCCGGTGTGCAGAGTGGCAGTGTGTGGGCGCCTGCCGGGCGGGCGTGATGCCTGGGCTGAGACCTGATGGGCAGGGTGGGGTGCAGGGGGCAGGGCGGCCGCATGCCGCCATGGAACGCAGGGCGCCCCGGGGCCTGGCCCCCCACGCCCCTCTTCACCCAGCACTCCTGCAGGTGCAAGCTCTGTGGCAGGATGCGCCAGCCGACAGCCTGGGCACCCCGCCCGGCGCCCAGGGAATTCACCCCGCCTGTCCTCCGGTCCTGGAGATGACAGAGGAGGTGGCCCGGAGATCCAGGCCTCAGGGCCCAGGGCCATGACCAGCCAGCCCCGGGGGAGCAGAACCAAGCCAGTGCCAGAGAGCCGGGGGGCGGAGCCCGGGTGGGCGCACACCCATCCGGGCGGCCCCACGCCCTCGGCCGTGCTCAGCAAGGAGCCTGGCCTCGCCCCGCCGCTGCCCAggaccacacaccacacagaagCGGGGGTGGGCAGACACGGGCACAGTGCTGGGAGTGAGATGGGCTGGCCCCTGGGGCTGTGGGCTGGCCAGGCCCCCCACGCCGGGATCGGAAACCTCTTCCTGCCTGACTCAGACCCTCCCCGGGTCCTGCCTGTCTCAAACCCTCTGCTGGGGGGGCGGCCTGGCCACACCCACCCCTGTACAGCTGAGCGGCCCCCAGCACTGTGGCTCCTGGCGCCCGGGGTCTCTTGCCCAGCTGGGCCTGCGGGGCACTGCCCAGCCTCCTTGCGGGGGGCCTGCCTCCCAGCCTGCCCAGCAGCTCCCGTCAAGCCCCAGTGGCTTCAGCCCCAGGCCCAGCTGTCCCTCGGCAACCTCCTATACTTGCCCACACGCTCAAGGCTGAGCCTATAGGGCAGTCCTCAGCCTGGGCAGAGGGCCTGAAAGAATTCCCAGTCCGTCCTCGACCCCAGGGACGAAGCCTCAGAGGAGTTCCTTCACCCTGCGGCTGACGGACGCTCAGGACTGGGTCAGGTCCTAGGGCCGAGGTTCCCCGGACCAAGCCTGGTGCTCAGCTGGGGGGAACCGCCGCCCGGGCCCACGACTGGCCGCCTGCCCCCCTTGGTCCTGCCGAGCAGCCAGCCTCGGTCCCGCCTCCTGGGCCCCTCCCTACACACCTGCTGCCCCCGACCTCAGCTGCAGCAAAGCCTCTCGGGGTGCCAGCCCCTTtcctccctgccctgggaggtCCATGGGCTCTgagggctggggggcagggcccAGCTGGCCCGCTGCGCCCGAGAACAGCAGGCACGGGGTGTGGCCTGCGCGCAGCACCAAGGTGCAGGCCCCCTGGGCACCGGGCCCCGCGAGCACCCTGAGGGCTCCATGGCCCAGGGCAGTCTCCCTGCCCGGGGCTGCGGGTATAGTGGTTACTTGGTCAGAGTGGGCCGGGGGTCCTGGAATGGAGTGACCACCGCGAGCCGCGCTCTGGGCGGACGGCCTCGCGGGCCGATGGCCGCCGGCTCCCCTTGACTGGCGGCGGCGGCTCCCACCGCGGCCCAGGGGCACCCCCCAGTTCCCGGGCCGGCGCACGCGGCGGCGCACTCACCGTCTGGTTGTCCTCGTAGAGCTTCAGGTCGTAGCCGCTGAGCTCCACGCAGAAGATGATGGCGGTGACGCCCTCGAAGCAGTGGATCCACTTCTTGCGCTCCGACCGCTGCCCGCCCACGTCCACCATCTTGAAGGTGAGCTCCTTGAAGGTGAACTTGTTCTCCACGATGCCCGTGGTCATGTCCCGGGAGCGCAGGATGTCCTCCACGGTGGGCACGTAGTCGGGCGCGGCGATGCGCTCCAGGTCGTTCAGGTAGTACGCCGCGTTGTCCTCCAGGTGGTACTCGCTGGAGCGGCCGAAGCAGGCCTGCGCGCCGGGGTCGGCCCACAGCCGCCGCATGACGCCCAGCAGCTCGGGCGTGATCTCGCCCTTGCTCTCGGCCGGGCCCGTGAGCGCGAACAGCTGCACGGCGTCGTAGGCGCGGTCGGGGTTGTGGAAGTCGATCTTGAGCGCGGCCAGGGCGCGCACGATGCGCGTGAGCGAGTCGATGGCGTTGTAGACGATGAGCGGCTTGTACTCGCGGCAGGCCTCCAGGTTGAAGCCTCCGCTGTGAAGGATCTTCATCTGCTTCACCACGGTGCTCTTGCCCGAGTTGCTGgtgcccagcagcagcagcttgatctCGCGCCGCTGCCGCTGGCTCTCCGAGCGCAGGTGGCGGTCGATGCGCCGCGACCGCCGGGCCGCCTCTTTCTCCTCTGAGCTTTGCCGGCATCCCATGGTCCGGCCGGGCAGCACCGGGGGCCCACCAGCCGCGGGGGGAGCTCGGACGACGACGACGATGCTGAGACGATGCCGAGACGGGAGGCTCGGGCCCGACGCACGCACGCGCGCACGCGCGCACGCACGCGTGCCCCGGCGGTGGGAACCGGTGCAAGGCGGAGGCGCTCAGCGCGCCTCGGGGATCGAGGCCATGGCCTGCTGCAGCCCCTGCCCCGGCGCCCCCGCTCCAGTTGGCATGGCGCTCCCGCCGCGGGAGGCGGCCCAGCCCCTCCTCAGGGA
It encodes:
- the GNAZ gene encoding guanine nucleotide-binding protein G(z) subunit alpha, yielding MGCRQSSEEKEAARRSRRIDRHLRSESQRQRREIKLLLLGTSNSGKSTVVKQMKILHSGGFNLEACREYKPLIVYNAIDSLTRIVRALAALKIDFHNPDRAYDAVQLFALTGPAESKGEITPELLGVMRRLWADPGAQACFGRSSEYHLEDNAAYYLNDLERIAAPDYVPTVEDILRSRDMTTGIVENKFTFKELTFKMVDVGGQRSERKKWIHCFEGVTAIIFCVELSGYDLKLYEDNQTSRMAESLRLFDSICNNNWFVSTSLILFLNKKDLLAQKIRRTPLTVCFPEYSGQNTYEEAAVYIQRQFEDLNRNKETKEIYSHFTCATDTSNIQFVFDAVTDVIIQNNLKYIGLC